One window of Amaranthus tricolor cultivar Red isolate AtriRed21 chromosome 11, ASM2621246v1, whole genome shotgun sequence genomic DNA carries:
- the LOC130827322 gene encoding RING-H2 finger protein ATL3-like: MIDMVEMTVSPPPLIDPTTSKVSSISTQIMTVTIIVLFFVVAFCFFLQLYAKRFWVTPNEDQQILTWRRQLVLQRSESSGPAHQTGLDPATLDSLPVVEYNPKDFKDGLECSVCLCEISQGEKTRLLPKCNHGFHLECIDMWFQSHSTCPLCRNPVTFGKNLVNVEVQDHENGYDSSEFPNSDDENDGFAISYDGSLSLGSSTSGGNDHEIVIEIPSGGVDDEFCEDCLSSPKVKAAKTPVMRRLASLKRLLSLGKRLAVTSPSVASCSCDAAHQV, from the coding sequence ATGATAGACATGGTAGAAATGACAGTATCACCACCACCATTAATAGACCCAACAACCTCAAAAGTTTCTTCAATATCCACCCAAATCATGACAGTTACCATTATAGTCCTATTCTTTGTAGTAGCCTTTTGTTTCTTTCTTCAACTCTATGCAAAACGTTTCTGGGTTACTCCAAATGAAGACCAGCAGATACTCACATGGCGCCGGCAATTGGTTCTTCAGCGCTCCGAATCCTCGGGTCCTGCGCATCAGACGGGTCTAGACCCGGCAACACTTGACTCCTTGCCTGTTGTGGAGTATAATCCAAAGGATTTTAAAGATGGGTTAGAATGTTCTGTTTGTCTTTGTGAAATATCACAAGGGGAAAAAACAAGACTTTTACCTAAATGTAATCATGGGTTTCATTTAGAATGTATTGATATGTGGTTTCAATCTCATTCTACTTGCCCACTTTGTAGAAACCCAGTAACTTTTGGTAAAAATTTGGTTAATGTTGAGGTACAAGATCATGAAAATGGGTATGATTCATCAGAATTCCCGAATtctgatgatgaaaatgatgggTTCGCTATAAGTTATGATGGGTCTTTATCATTAGGATCTAGTACTTCTGGTGGTAATGATCATGAGATAGTTATTGAGATACCAAGTGGTGGTGTTGATGATGAGTTTTGTGAGGATTGTTTGTCGTCTCCCAAAGTCAAGGCGGCGAAAACGCCGGTGATGAGGAGGTTGGCTTCATTGAAGAGGTTGTTGAGTTTGGGAAAACGGTTGGCTGTTACTTCACCTAGTGTAGCATCTTGCTCTTGTGATGCTGCACATCAAGTTTAA
- the LOC130827383 gene encoding peamaclein-like codes for MKIFSFSTLLLISLVLTFVVLENAEAGPAIDCKSKCDRRCSRNPRNLCKKLCNMCCSKCNCVPSGPLADKAECPCYRDWKNKKGQDKCP; via the exons ATGAAGATTTTCTCTTTTTCAACTTTGCTTCTCATTTCCCTCGTCCTAACTTTTGTTGTTCTTGAGAATGCTGAAGCTGGACCTGCTATAG ATTGTAAGAGCAAGTGTGACCGGAGATGCTCTAGGAATCCAAGGAACTTATGCAAGAAATTGTGCAATATGTGTTGCTCAAAGTGCAATTGTGTACCTTCTGGCCCCTTGGCTGACAAAGCTGAGTGCCCTTGTTATAGGGACTGGAAGAACAAGAAGGGTCAGGATAAATGCCCTTAA
- the LOC130827382 gene encoding peamaclein-like — protein MKKFSVTTLLLISLVLSLVVFEIADATAPVSAPAKAPLQAPPGVPAVCVTKCAKRCSRNPRDLCKKLCWGCCQKCNYCVPSGPFADKSECPCYRDMKNKKKQSKCP, from the exons atgaagaaattttcAGTTACAACTCTGCTTCTCATATCTTTAGTATTAAGTTTAGTTGTATTTGAGATTGCTGATGCAACTGCACCAGTATCTGCTCCTGCTAAAGCTCCTCTTCAAGCACCTCCTGGAG TACCAGCAGTATGTGTAACGAAATGTGCAAAAAGATGCTCAAGGAATCCAAGGGATTTATGTAAGAAATTATGTTGGGGATGCTGTCAAAAATGCAATTACTGTGTACCATCAGGCCCTTTTGCCGACAAAAGCGAATGCCCTTGCTACAGAGAcatgaagaacaaaaagaaacaatcCAAGTGCCCTTAA
- the LOC130827568 gene encoding uncharacterized protein LOC130827568 gives MQMLPTNFPLSTPNPKPSHYLSSINAISTLSLLPKLSSLSLIHNHLPPFSIIRMGGGPRTFPGGVSKWQWKRMQARKAQQLLKARLARERQIYEMHKRAELKAAVSNLERPWEVVQKDALKTSSSLFSVSADEQLNGLADRFQKPGGFDLWSENDGPQIFHTPDGNLPSSRFFPKGVVHSIKPYGQIDEGKGEKSSINRSLKDGNGKKLDNGGGKKDENLLGLKEGRRKMNSSSKSKGRSYDRRRNSEQVWEFRSSSNGGDDVYDMSLQGDGSYEFSAVQNDDDNGGKLGF, from the coding sequence ATGCAAATGCTTCCCACAAACTTTCCTCTTTCCACTCCAAACCCAAAACCATCCCATTATCTCTCCTCCATTAATGCAATCTCCACACTCTCTCTCCTCCCCAAACTCTCTTCCCTCTCTTTAATCCACAACCACCTTCCTCCGTTCAGCATCATTCGTATGGGTGGCGGTCCTAGAACCTTCCCAGGAGGCGTTTCAAAATGGCAATGGAAAAGAATGCAAGCCAGGAAAGCCCAACAACTCCTTAAAGCTCGTTTAGCTCGTGAACGTCAAATCTACGAAATGCATAAACGAGCTGAACTTAAAGCTGCTGTTTCAAATCTTGAACGTCCATGGGAAGTTGTTCAAAAGGATGCTCTTAAAACTTCTTCTTCACTTTTCTCTGTTTCTGCTGACGAACAACTTAATGGTTTAGCTGACCGATTTCAGAAACCTGGTGGTTTTGATTTGTGGTCTGAGAATGATGGGCCTCAGATTTTTCATACTCCTGATGGTAATTTGCCTTCTTCTAGGTTTTTCCCTAAAGGGGTTGTTCATAGTATTAAGCCTTATGGTCAGATTGATGAAGGTAAAGGTGAAAAATCGAGTATTAATCGAAGCCTTAAGGATGGAAATGGGAAGAAATTGGATAATGGTGGTGGTAAAAAAGATGAGAATTTGTTGGGTTTGAAGgaaggaagaagaaagatgAACTCTTCTTCTAAGAGCAAGGGTCGTTCTTATGATAGAAGAAGGAACTCAGAACAAGTATGGGAATTTAGAAGTAGTTCTAATGGTGGAGATGATGTGTATGATATGAGTTTGCAAGGTGATGGTAGTTATGAGTTTAGTGCTGTTcagaatgatgatgataatggtggaaaattagggttttga